The following is a genomic window from Prunus persica cultivar Lovell chromosome G7, Prunus_persica_NCBIv2, whole genome shotgun sequence.
ACAAGAACAGCAACGACAGAATGCTAATGAATGGAGAGTTGGTATagctttggatatgttgagaGATGTTGGGCACATCACCAATGAGAATCAAGGATAATGGAATGAACGTTAAATATTTTCCTTaaacttttctttcaaatttgtaatatatttgtcactatatttcttatgaattttgcttttcattaaacataaatttatttcatgttgttgaagaaaaagatattatgaatttgattttttatttcatgttgTTTAAAATTGGATCACCATTAGATACATTGACAACAATgttactatataaaataattttactttGTATACTTTCCATCTGGTCAAtttataagtaaaaaaaatttcatgtgtAGCTAATTTTGATAGAAAGCTAACTTGTTACATGTATTATTAACAGAGACATTGATAGGGAGGAGTTTAATAAAGTCATGGCTTTGATGAGATctcaaagcaaacaaaacaaggatGGCTACAGGCTCAAAGTTTCTGTTGAAGACGGAGACCTATTTGAGCacgtcttttgtttttttttttccaaggccttgtcattttattatacttcattttttttcctctgaCAGTCAGCTGATTTGGAGTTTTCTCATTACGACTACAAAGAACAAGGAACCATATCAGCTAAAGAAATTATATAAGTCTGGAATAAAAACCACACAAATCTTAAgaaagtttattaaaaaattatatagaaGTCTTCTGAAAGTCTATCAAGTTCTATATGAATTCAAAAGTTCCATAAGTTCTAGCTAGcacttaaacaaaaaaaatttaaatgctctaaatcctaattgaatacaccctggattaggaggaattgaattgatggtgaattgaattgaggaggatttggattgaggagaattagattctaaatccctattgaagttgtttactaaaccatatagATTAAGGAGAGTTATATTCTGGAtttctattaaagttgtttactaaaccatatggaatTGGGGTAGTAGTGgtactaattactaaaatgtccatgttgttgggttaaagtagatgacaaattttgaatttttaaaattgtttgaggatataatgggtaaaaaagatgaattcttAATAGACTAGTTCTCCAGAAATTAGAATACCACTTCCCacccaagaattgaattcctccaaaatcaagaatttaatgtctaattttgtgtggcccccacttatttttcaattcctgattccaattccaatttcTAATTACTAAACACACCAAAAAGTAAGGGGTTCCTCTTAGGAATACTACTGTGTTTAGATGAATTAAAATACGAGTGggacacacacaaaattaggaattcaaCTCCTAattttggaagaattggaCTTTTAGGTGGgaggtggtattctaattcctCAATAATTAACTCATTaggaattcattttttttacccattatatcctcacacaatttttcaaatttcaaatttatcatCTACTTTAACTTAACGAtggcattttagtaatcaatttaatttaaattccaatttatgagaatttagtaaacaacttataAGAAATTAGTATCACTCCTACCATAATTCCATATGATTtggtaaacaacttcaatatgaATCCAAATTCTAAATCTCTTCAATCCAACTCATTCTCAATTTAATTCCTCTTAATTCGattacaaattaataaacatTCTATTGGAGTGAATTTGAAATATTTCTAAAGGCCAGTCCATTTATAGAGGCCCAATACTGACCCatctttattattaaatttttaaacaaaagGAGGGAAAATGTTGCCTCAAGAAGTGTGATTTGCTTTTGGATTTCAAAGGTCTTGCCGCTAATATTATTACTAGAGGAATGCGTGGAAGGGGAAATTTTGTATGATTAAACATCTTGacatgtttattattattatattaagtTGTCATACTGTGAATTTATACCATATattcaaataataattaatttcttagataaaataaaaataaaaataattgatatGAACAATGGTCCTAGTTAACATTTCATACATTTTTAGTTTCTGCTTTGCCTTTTAGAGAGTGAAGAGCCTCCCTAACCAGAATTGGAGCTTGATATGGAAGCTACACTACACATCTCTAGCTCAAAGTCCTTTATGTCACATttcgggatcggctccgccgtagtacgaagttttatttttgggaactcacgagcaacttccaaGTGGGTTACCCCATCTTGGGATTGttctagccccaactcgcttaacttcggagttcttaTGACcctgaagccagtgagctcccaaaaggccttgtactagatggaggcgggcatgtacatataaggcacattacCCCTCTCTcagttggtcgatgtgggatgttacaatccaccccccttaggggcccgacgtcctcgttgGCACACTAGCACCACACGACAGAGTAGCTCTGATACAAAATTATCACATCCCAGGATTGGCttcgccgtagcacgatattgtccaaTTTGGATCCCCCCTCTCTGTcatcacggttttgtttctgggaactcacgagcaacttcccagtgagtcacccatcctgggattgctctagccccaactcgcttaacttcggagtttccatgactccgaagcaaatgagctcccaaaaggcctcgtgctagatggaggcgggcatgtacatataaggcacatcaccccctctccgttggttgatgtgggatgtCACATTTCGTGTGGCTTTTGGAGCCGCATTCCCTCTTGTTGTAGTCTAGTTGAAGGAGTTGCTTCATTCCTTCATGTTGTAGACACAAAGCAAgggcaaaacagaaaagaagataGAGAGACGTCAAGCAAAAGAGCCAACGTTTCTTGAAAATCCTGAACTCTGCTCATTTGAggctaaaatatgaatctaCAACCAGAAGTTTTCAAAGCCCCTTTGTGTCTTCTGTGTCAGTCGATAAGCTTATGCAACAgaaaatttaaatcaaaacaTGCCAAAATACTAAAAGAATTTGGttccaaaaccccaaaatattAAGTTCCAAAACTTTATCACTTCTATCGTTACTACTAGCAAGGAAACGTTTAATGTtctataaaagaaagaaattactCTGCTGtgagaagaaaactaaaaaacatTGTGATGGGCCAAAGACCGAAAAGGTGCCAATTAAATATCAAAAATTATCTCCTGAAGCTTGAGCAGCAACAAAACCTCTAACCAGGCCCGTCTGCAGTTGCGTTTTTCAGTTGACCGCAACCTCAGCAGAGAGAAAACTAGGATGAATGGCATCTTTGTTAGACACTTTAGTCTTGGAGATCTTGAGCACCTGAACAGCTTCTCCCACTTTGGCAGCCAAAGACTCTGGTGACTCCAATAAAAGCAGCAGTTCTGAGTTGTCCATCTCCAGCAGCATCCCTGTAATTTTTGAGGCAAGGTCGGGCTGCAAGTGAAAATGCTAAGTTTAAGTTGGTGTCAATAGCCTTATGGATGGAGCAATAAATCTGAAACCTACATCTTCCATAgatgagaaaataaataattaaacatcAATGTGGTAAAAGTATCACCTTATGTTTATGGACGAGTGGGTAGAGATGCTCGCCAAGTATCTGTTTCTGCTGCTCAGGAGAAGCAGCAGCAAGCATGCTACTCAGCATCTCTGGTCCTTGAGACCCACCTCCAACAGAATTGGAAGCAATGGTTGAGACTCCTGATCCTTTATTCATGTCGCGTTGGCGACCATTAGGAACATACTTAGCCTGCCCCGTCCGCTGAAATGCATGGATTGCACGGATTAGAACCTCTACAGTAATAGGCACGGAGGATGGAAATATTATTCATTTCATTCCTAATCCTCCCAAGACTACTAAATTTGTAGGtttctaatcttttttttcctatttgctGGTCATATACAAGGCCTGACCATCAAGTAGTACATGTGGTGAGCAATGAGTGACAAAAGCTTGTTAGTAAAAGAAAGCTAACCTGCTGATTGTTTGAATCTTTTGCTGAGTGTGACAGCTGAGTGGACTGTTGTAAATGTGGCATATATGCACTTCCCTGAGGAAGCATATGTCCGTTCATTCTTCCCCTGTTTTGCCTATGTTGTCTTGGCATCTGTAGATGAGATTTTTAGTAGCATAAGCACTTGGCCATAATAATTCTCTGATTTTTCCAGAAACACAATTTATTGTGCATGAAtgtgtagaaaaaaaaaacagattgcAATAAAATATGGAATGCAGATGACCTAAAATAACTGGAAATAGGCAGAATGGTACTCACAACAGAAACCGGTGGTGGTTGATAGGGTGGTCCAGACGTAGGTGCAAAGCCGTTGGCTCTCCATCCTGGCCTCAATCCCAAAGGCTGATACATCAGTCCCGGACGAGGAGGTACTTGTGGAACAACACCAGAGGGAGCTTGATAATAGATAGGAGGGTATCCACCAGGGATGACTGCTGTTGAAGGACCAGCAAGTCCTGCCATACGCTGTGCATATTGAAGCTGCAGCTGTGCTTGTCTTTCCTCTTTCCTCTGAGCAATAGCCACATACAATGGCTTCCGATGAAACATATATCCTGTGAGATACCAATGGCAAACTGATTAGCAGCTCAAAGAAAGCACGACATACAACTTAAATTTAACCCTGTAAGAAAAGCCATAATCGAAACACAACTTAAAAAATGTATGCATATAAGTCAAAGAACACaagttattttaaaattggAGGAACACAGAATGTCTACATGCTAGTTTCTTAAGAACAATCGTAATTAAATATCAACTAAGAAAGGTTACCATATGAAATTTGTTAGCTTAAAAAGCTCAAATGCATGCAATCAACTTATTACCATGAAAAGTATTCACAGCCTTATTGCCCTCCTCAGGGGTAGAgaagcaaacaaaaccaaaccctTTGCTTATTCCTTTCTCATCTCGCATAATCTTTGCAGAAGTAATTGTGCCACACTGACTGAAGTGTTCTACCAGCTCTTCATCAGtgacatcatcatcaatgTTCTTCACATACACATTTGATCCCtacaaattaaacaaagatTAGATGCTACTAAAATAGACCTTGGGAGAGAGATGGGGAAGACAACTACCTTGAATTTCACCATTTGCTCCTTTCGTTTCTCCTCAAATTGCCGACGCAACATTTGCTCACGCTCTGCCTTCTTCTGTGCCCTTGCTACATACAGAACCTTGGAGCCTACTCAATATATATACCAcaggaccaaaaaaaaagagttccTGTATCAGGAAATGCATCCATATTTCGAATTAATTAAGGCCATAAGTAAGATACCTAACTTACCCAGTTGTGATCCATTCATTGCCTCCATTGCTCGTCGAGCATCATCTGGGTTCTCAAAGTTCACAAACCCAAAACCTCTAGAGTTCCCATTGTCATCCTTTGTAATAGTGAAGCTAACAATTTTCCCAAACTCGGAGAACTTTTCCTCCACAATCTCTTCCCTGACATTTGTATCCAAATTCTTCACATACAAATTTGTATATTTCATATCAGGATTGGCCAAAACTCGATCACTCTTTCTAATAAATTTGGCAACATACCTGTGACATGAATTGTAATTCTCGCATGGTTAATATCCAGAgacaagaagaaggaaaacatAAAACCAACAGGAAGAATTCATACACAAACACAAATGTATCAGTGCATATGCACTGTGttataaataagaaatatttgaacaaaaaatggagcaagaaaagaactgcACATACAAAGGTTTGTCTCCCACAGTGGAGCCATTTAGCTTCTCAATAGCAGCAATTGCAGATTCCTCAGACTCAAACTGAACAAAGCCATAGCCTTTACTCTTCCCATCATCAAACGTGGCGACTTTGCAAGACAATATATTTCCAAATTTCTTAAACATATCTTGAAGCCCTACATTATCAATCGATTGGCTCAAGTTCTGCAACAGATCACCAAAATGGTTTTACCATAAGTTCTTACATCAGAGAAAAGATAACACCTACGACTTACTGTTAATGCAACAGAACATACCTTGACAAACACATTCCCAATTCCACTTCTTCTCGCATCAGGATCACGATGCGACCACATGACCCTTATCACCTTTCCATGCACCTCAGAGTTATTCTTCACCTCAATAGCTCGAATTGCTATtagagaaaaatcaaataaagctTAATCAGATTAAAATTAAGACAACATACAGTGTAAACCACCGAAAGAAAAACTTaatacaaaactcaaaattttcatttttttttctcctctgtAACTTTTCTGTTACCAAACACATCAATCAAGAAATGGCAAACAGTGGAACGACCAAATAGATCAAAATTGCAAAGATATAGTTCATCATTTTTCTATTTCATAAGATGGATTTCCAATAGCAAACAAGAATCTTAGCTCAAAACACCACACAATTGAAAAATAACACTAAAActcaactaaataaaaaactaattcGTTCACATAGAACAACCAAAATTACCAAACGAATCGGAATCACAGTACAAGGCTTAGTTAGCAGATTAAAAATTCTCATAATTCCCAGACAATGGTACAATCCCAAGTGAGTCACCTGCATTGTCTCGGTAACGAAACGGAGcaccaccaaatcaaaaaccaaaacctcaactcaatcaaaccaaacaaattCAATTCCAAGCCCAagtcttttcctttctcacgAAACGACAAGGTAAAATCAACGCTACCCAAGAACAAAGATAACAATTCACacaacaacccaaaaaaaaaaataaaattaaaaaaagttaccTTCTTGCGGGTTGATGAAGTTGATGTAGCCGTAGCAGAGAGAATGGCCGTCGGTGGAGTCCCTACAGACCCGTACGGACGTGATGGACTTGAACTGACTGAAAGTATCGTACAGCTGACCATCGGTGATGTACGGATTAAGGTCTCCGACGTACAGCGACGCAGTCGGCACACCCACCGCCAGAGGATTAACGGCCATGATCGAACCAAACGTACAGAGAGaactgaaagaagaaaaacaaaacggaaaaacaaaaaaacacagagCCTTTTTCAAGCCCTCAGGGAACCGATAAATAACAATGCTCGTTGCAATCGGTGCTCTGTGTTTTATTAGCGGTTCTGAATCAAATCGGGGCGTCTCTTGATTGTACAGTAATTGCACCAaaaacacacagagagagaaagagagtgattttgatgagtgtagagagagaattttggaaggaaatggagatttctttttttggtttttgtttttttttctgttttttgggAATTTTAGAGAGAAGGACACTGACTGTCGATGAGGAGTTTTTGCATGGGAGAGTAGGGGGGCCTTTTCACAAGGATTCATTCGTAGGGGTGGGCCCGCCTCCACGCGCGGACTCGACGCGGGGGAATTACACGCCCATCTCACTGAAAACAATGTGACGTTTCAGGATCAGGAGTGCGATTTGGTTTTACCACGTCATCAGTCATGAATTATACACAGCGAGTCTGGTTGGACGCGACGCAACAGAAACATCTCCTGGGTTGAGTTGTTGGCggggtttgttttgtttttatcttgaaatttatggaattttaaaaaacatttggtaatataattttttaaaggaatgttatttgttttctaataTTGATCATTacttttaacccaaaaaaaatatatagatcATTGCTActtgctaaaaaaaaaatcattaattttagaTTATGtgtagaaaaagaaatataaaaataacagaatttatagaaaatttacaGGAGTGTGTGTTGACTGCGACAAAGaattaatttagttttaaagcATAAATAACGCTtctcaattttaaaaagattaGATGGAATGTTTAGTTTCAACTCATTTAGTCAAATAAATGCTTTATGCAATTAAGACGACATAAACACTAAAGTGATTAATGCTTTATTACCATCCACGCATTTAACATTGTCAGTGGATATGATGATGTGATTACATGAGAAATTATACTTTCATGTTCGAGATTAGACAAGAATTGCAAATAAAAGTAGCTATTTTGATAAGAACTTTGATGTTGAGTTGAGTTAGATATGATGTCAAACTAATCTATAATAATTGGGAGATAATAAAGGAATAAtgacaattattttttagaaaaaaaaaaaactaaataaaattgTGCTCCTGCTAATCAGACCACTAAGACTAGAACCATGAAAATAGGTCACACGTGTGGATGAAGAATGCCACGTGGCCCAAGAGCTTATGAGACTGCTTCAAAGCTGCGAAAAACGCTTCACGCACCATATTCACAGAAAAGACAATTCTTCACAGGGATTATCGGCATCTTTCACAACCAGAATTTTAACCCAAGGAACGCCCTTTTTCACGGACACAATCCTCGCTGCTCACTTATTTTCTCCTATTTATTGGTTATTTTCAATTGgtatttggttttattttatgacaaTGAGAAAAATTTACATATAATGAGTGCATTTAACTTCACTACAATGAGTAATCGAAAAGAAATTATCCGTGAGACGAGGAACTTTATAACGAATTTTAACCGGTCTATATAACCTCATCACGTGATAAAAGAGACAAAGATTACCGATCACCAACACTAGTTTTCATTGCATTGCTTAAAATATCGCTTTACAATTACATTTAGACGAGGAAGTTATACGGTACCGTACAAGGACCTACAGCCATCAAGCTGTGACAAAACTGCATGGGGCACATGATgtatagaaattaaagaacatttgggtcttttccttttgggtCATAACACTTGTGCTTCATCAAAAACAAGTccatattaaataatttgtttGGGGCTTCATATGATTACAACTCCTTGAGTGCAATTcaacttaattaatttcataaaaatttataaaaatgggGTTCAAATTTAATCATCATCAAAACTACAAAACTCACACAAATGCCCAAAATACTTTTGAGTTGTCTCCAACTCCAACATTTGCACCCAACAACAGTCAACTGTCTTCTTAATCTCTGTGAGAACAAAACATGtgacaacaagaagaagaaacgctgaaactttttttgtttcagcTCTGTACAAATTGAACAGCTTGGAATGATAAAGTAAAAATAGTAAACAAAAATGACATTTGACTCGGACAACATTCAGAATTTCTATATGCCTAGCTACATCAAGCTGCATTAGCTACAATTGCTTGCTGTGCTTCCACCGGCCACAAGTTGACGgtacaaagaaaattttaccGTTTGAGGATGGCGACCCTGACAGCAAACCTTCAAGTCAGAAGAAAGATGGTTCCCCCCAGTCACACAAATCAGAAGCACATCATACTGATGATACACATTGTTGTGACCCCTGGCGCTTGGCAATACACATAACAGCAGAAGGCCCACTGATCACTATTAATAAAGATCAGCCGATCCAATACACTTCGAAAAGAGAATCGAAATCTGAGGTTTAAATTACAGAAAATGGAACTCCACAAAGACCAATATGTGCATCAAGAAAACCACAATTCCTGTTGTTAGCAGCTTGAATAGCATGTCTCCTGATGAGCTGCTCTCACTCAGCTGTCCTGCATTGATATACTCGTCTTTGCTAGAAGTTACAGAGACATTTACAGACAATGAGcctgaaaaagagaaattttcaaaatatgacATAGGTGCTGAGGGGAACTTAAAAATATGGACTCATAATTGAACTTACAATCATAGTTAGCCCATCCAATCCGTTGATGAGCTAAATCATACACGAATATCTTATCTTTTAGAACAAGATCTGCaagtgaagaaacaaaaaaggtcaTAAGATGGCACATATATCAGTAAAATTAAACTGTACAAAAATAACTGCAAAGTGCTCAGAAGACATTGCATTGTGCACCGCCAGGTAGACCAGAAAATACATTACTTAGCATAAACCCCAGCATAAATAAgcttctaaaaaaaataaatgcaaTGGGAAAAATTAAAGAGGATTCAAGAAAAGCCAACACATTTCTGTTTGAGTAGGGAAGGAAGTTAAATGCTGGAGTACATGACAGATTCTTTAGACATTTTGAACACTGAAAATATGCACAGTATGTCATGCGAGCATTGCACTAGAATTTATTGGTGAGCTCAAACcccttcctttttccttttcttcttatgCACTCAGAGTCAGATCTAAAGGCACAGCCTGAATCCTTGCTCTGCTTTTTTAAACGTGCCTCTAAAACTGAGTTATTCATCAAAAAGTCTTATTGTATGAAGttttataaatcaaattcAATGGATTAAAAGAACACTCATTACGGACTGCAGATGCATATATGACTTGATTGAGACTCCGAGCAAACTGCTCCTTCCTCCAACCAATATCAGTAAACTTTTGtccataaaaatttaataaccAGACTAAATTCAGGGTCTAACCTCCTAAAATTGTCACCCCTCCCTGAACCTTCTGAAAACCAATGCACCACACAGCAGCACCTTCCTGTAACAATAGAATGGCTCATTACACTTATGCCATGCAATTTGCAAAAATCATGTCTAATGCAATGACTTTAAATAAGAACTTTTACAGAGGGAGACGGAGGAACAACTTACACTAGAACCAGTACGCATGAGGTATTCTTCGGGTTTCAACACCATTGATGCACCAGCGGCAAAGTTTAGACTAACTGGAGGAAATACCTCAGCCAAACTGAAACATAAAATGGACCTAAATGTCATTCaggtttttatattatattatattatatatatatataataaaaaagagagataaaCATGCCACTATTATGCCCACCCTCCATAGCTTTTCTGCAGAGGGAACTTAACAAATATTCAGAGATAGAACCAACCTGGTGGAAACAAGATAACACTGGTTTCCTTTTGAAATGATGGGAGTCACAGATTGTGAAACAGCTGAAGTTATCTACACATCCGAACACAAAATCAGCTTTTAATAAGGAGAAGATatcttattttaataataaaatactctTGTTCAGACCAGACACAACCACCATTATGTTCCTCCCAATGCTGATTGTTCCCATGCTATATATTCATTAAAAGGAAGTCTGAACTCAAATAGAAAGGAAGGAGCAGATATTGCACAACAACATCAAAGTCAAGTTGGCCCCAGACAGAAACTAGAATGAGAGATGAAATGAATGGAGAAGACAGAAAAGGAAGTCACAATGGGAAGTGAGTTTAATTTTGTGCCTTAATAATGGGAGCTTCGCCCATGAAATTTCATCATAAACCCAGACATAAGGTTAATGATGAATAACCCACTACCAAAATGACCTATTTCATCCCAATGCTAAAGATGAATATAATTAAGTGAATCATCGAACCAAACCAAGTGAATAAACTTACAGCACTAACAAAAGGATCGTAAGCTTCTTCAACAAGGTATGTCAAAGTTGTTCCTGAGTCAACAATAGTTCCTCGGCTGTTTGATGTGGTGAAAGCAGCTTGATCAATTGGCAATATTTGCCCATTGACAGCAATGCTCTGCAGATTTAAATTATAATGCTGCCTGAAAATAGTAAATTAGGACTCAGTTGCATTAgctgaataataaaaaaatagaaactcatgaaaattttcaattaataGTGAACATTACATTACAGCAAAAGTAAACATGTAGTGACATGAAATCTAGAAAATAAGGTTGCACAtaagtaattcaatttttacaattaaaagaaaatatctgaAGTAAAAACTGGTGTAGTTGGCATCCCCCTCCCCCCAACCCACACCAAACGAGCAATCTGCCTGATGAGTCTCCAAACTGGCCCGAATCAGTGAAACAATAATACATCATCTAAGTAGAAAACAAAGCATTATATGATGGGGATGAATGAAGATGAACCCTATCAAGTCTGAGCAGAATAGGAATGAATTAAGACATTTTTCAAAACAGAAATTGAGCTGAAGTAGGTAATCCTTATATTCCTTGTTGGTGGACTGATAGTAACCCTCTTATTCCAACCATGCAGACTCAAAAATAATCTCCGTGCTAATATCAAATAGCTAAGAACTAAAAGTTTAAAAAGCCAAAAGTGACATGACTCAATGTTAAGTTAGAACATCCAATCCTTAGTGTagaaattaatttcatattcaAGGTCCATCAGTGGCCAAATAAATTGTGGGTACAGATATAGCAACACAAAGGCACGAAAATAACCTAAACTGGGTTATACTTGTATCTTTAAACTTCCCACTTCATAAAATTCAAAGTTTCATAGTAAAGATTACAACCAGAAATAAATAAGAGAAATTCCAACGGGATAGAGACATACTGTGACGGGACAAGGGGACTATAAACAATATTTGGCTCCAAAATCTCACCAAGAACAAGTATACCCCCTCCATTGCCATCTCCCTTCAAACAATGAGAGAACACTTTGGGAGTTACCCCTCGAGATGACAACTGTGATATAACAGACAAAGCCCCTTGCCCGAACCCAAATATCCCATCCACAGCTTTATCTGTCTTAGTCAAATCCCCAGACTGATAGGTACTACACCTGTTTCCAACACGATCAGCCAAGGAAATAAGCTTCAATCAACAGAAACAACATGAACATTAATGTAGGCATCTAAAGGCAAATTTAAAAAGTCATGATGATATAAGATGTGTCATTACTCTTGTTTAGTCAGAAAAGTTTTATGATTATGCAACAGGTTATTAAAAAACACACACCACTCTTATAATCAGAGAAATTCtgcataattaattattgttgTTCTGGCACATGACATACTTATCGTTATTAAAGGAGCATAGTCACTATTACTGCTAAATGGTGAGGCCTGTCAACCATGccatttcaaaatttatagTAACTATGTATAAGCTATATACTCCCATAgacaacaatttttattttatttattgagaaaaataaaacaatctTCATGATagttactattttttttctttttccctctttCACGCTTTTCTCCTATTTTCGTCAATGGTTGGTTTCCATTCCACATTTTTATCCACACATCATCTCAGTACAAGTTAAAACAGCTCACCCGAAAACAACGAATGCCGAAGAGTTAGCAATATAAGACT
Proteins encoded in this region:
- the LOC18770874 gene encoding polyadenylate-binding protein 7 isoform X1, translating into MNPCEKAPLLSHAKTPHRQSVSFSLKFPKNRKKNKNQKKKSPFPSKILSLHSSKSLSFSLCVFLVQLLYNQETPRFDSEPLIKHRAPIATSIVIYRFPEGLKKALCFFVFPFCFSSFSSLCTFGSIMAVNPLAVGVPTASLYVGDLNPYITDGQLYDTFSQFKSITSVRVCRDSTDGHSLCYGYINFINPQEAIRAIEVKNNSEVHGKVIRVMWSHRDPDARRSGIGNVFVKNLSQSIDNVGLQDMFKKFGNILSCKVATFDDGKSKGYGFVQFESEESAIAAIEKLNGSTVGDKPLYVAKFIRKSDRVLANPDMKYTNLYVKNLDTNVREEIVEEKFSEFGKIVSFTITKDDNGNSRGFGFVNFENPDDARRAMEAMNGSQLGSKVLYVARAQKKAEREQMLRRQFEEKRKEQMVKFKGSNVYVKNIDDDVTDEELVEHFSQCGTITSAKIMRDEKGISKGFGFVCFSTPEEGNKAVNTFHGYMFHRKPLYVAIAQRKEERQAQLQLQYAQRMAGLAGPSTAVIPGGYPPIYYQAPSGVVPQVPPRPGLMYQPLGLRPGWRANGFAPTSGPPYQPPPVSVMPRQHRQNRGRMNGHMLPQGSAYMPHLQQSTQLSHSAKDSNNQQRTGQAKYVPNGRQRDMNKGSGVSTIASNSVGGGSQGPEMLSSMLAAASPEQQKQILGEHLYPLVHKHKHFHLQPDLASKITGMLLEMDNSELLLLLESPESLAAKVGEAVQVLKISKTKVSNKDAIHPSFLSAEVAVN
- the LOC18770874 gene encoding polyadenylate-binding protein 7 isoform X2, with amino-acid sequence MNPCEKAPLLSHAKTPHRQSVSFSLKFPKNRKKNKNQKKKSPFPSKILSLHSSKSLSFSLCVFLVQLLYNQETPRFDSEPLIKHRAPIATSIVIYRFPEGLKKALCFFVFPFCFSSFSSLCTFGSIMAVNPLAVGVPTASLYVGDLNPYITDGQLYDTFSQFKSITSVRVCRDSTDGHSLCYGYINFINPQEAIRAIEVKNNSEVHGKVIRVMWSHRDPDARRSGIGNVFVKNLSQSIDNVGLQDMFKKFGNILSCKVATFDDGKSKGYGFVQFESEESAIAAIEKLNGSTVGDKPLYVAKFIRKSDRVLANPDMKYTNLYVKNLDTNVREEIVEEKFSEFGKIVSFTITKDDNGNSRGFGFVNFENPDDARRAMEAMNGSQLGSKVLYVARAQKKAEREQMLRRQFEEKRKEQMVKFKGSNVYVKNIDDDVTDEELVEHFSQCGTITSAKIMRDEKGISKGFGFVCFSTPEEGNKAVNTFHGYMFHRKPLYVAIAQRKEERQAQLQLQYAQRMAGLAGPSTAVIPGGYPPIYYQAPSGVVPQVPPRPGLMYQPLGLRPGWRANGFAPTSGPPYQPPPVSVMPRQHRQNRGRMNGHMLPQGSAYMPHLQQSTQLSHSAKDSNNQQRTGQAKYVPNGRQRDMNKGSGVSTIASNSVGGGSQGPEMLSSMLAAASPEQQKQILGEHLYPLVHKHKPDLASKITGMLLEMDNSELLLLLESPESLAAKVGEAVQVLKISKTKVSNKDAIHPSFLSAEVAVN
- the LOC18771064 gene encoding aspartic proteinase-like protein 2; the encoded protein is MRVFKAPILASVAVLLSLSVVYCGLPATFLSLERAFPPSHRVQLDHLRARDRVRHARLLQNVAGGVVDFSVEGTSDPYVVGLYFTKVKLGSPPKEFNVQIDTGSDILWITCNSCSDCPQSSGLGIELNLYDSASSSTAGLIPCSDPMCTSSFQTSSTECSRQSNQCSYTFQYGDGSGTTGYYVSDALYFDMILGQSYIANSSAFVVFGCSTYQSGDLTKTDKAVDGIFGFGQGALSVISQLSSRGVTPKVFSHCLKGDGNGGGILVLGEILEPNIVYSPLVPSQQHYNLNLQSIAVNGQILPIDQAAFTTSNSRGTIVDSGTTLTYLVEEAYDPFVSAITSAVSQSVTPIISKGNQCYLVSTSLAEVFPPVSLNFAAGASMVLKPEEYLMRTGSSEGAAVWCIGFQKVQGGVTILGDLVLKDKIFVYDLAHQRIGWANYDCSLSVNVSVTSSKDEYINAGQLSESSSSGDMLFKLLTTGIVVFLMHILVFVEFHFL